In Enterobacter sp. 638, a single window of DNA contains:
- a CDS encoding PepSY-associated TM helix domain-containing protein — MTTCTPHAAWGNLLRRLHFYIGLFVGPFIFFAALTGTLYVATPQLESYMYKHALYGETSGEPQSLAEQIAVAEKAVGNDLRLHAVRPGLVRGETTRVMFTDPQLGSSEHRAIFVDPVSLAVLGDMTVYGTSGILPLRQTIDYLHSSLMLGDVGRLYSELAASWMWVAALGGIALWFYTRPKRRINNRFQNRRRVHVTLGWVLLGGMLLFSATGLTWSQWAGGNVDKLRSEMDWLTPQVNTKLQGPAEEVDPHAEHHGHHSAMMMPEMAMDLTLFDNVLHAARSAGIDASKLEIRPAKMADRAWTVTEIDRGWPTQVDAVAIDPHSMQILDRTRFADFPLMAKLTRWGVDFHMGILFGLVNQLALIAFGIALCVLIAWGYRMWWMRRPTQSASNPVLTLCQCWMALPVSGRIVSLMISIALGLAMPVMGCSLLLFVVIDWLRWRAKSTLSLAESAK, encoded by the coding sequence ATGACCACCTGTACTCCGCACGCAGCATGGGGAAACCTGCTGCGTCGCCTGCATTTTTACATTGGGCTATTTGTCGGCCCGTTTATCTTCTTTGCCGCGCTTACCGGAACCTTGTACGTCGCCACGCCGCAGCTTGAGAGCTATATGTACAAGCATGCGCTTTACGGAGAAACATCTGGTGAACCGCAGTCTTTGGCTGAGCAAATTGCAGTGGCCGAGAAAGCGGTAGGTAACGACTTACGTCTTCATGCCGTGCGCCCAGGTTTGGTCAGGGGTGAAACCACTCGCGTGATGTTTACCGATCCGCAGCTTGGGTCGTCAGAGCATCGGGCTATTTTTGTCGATCCCGTGAGTCTTGCGGTCCTAGGCGATATGACGGTATACGGAACCAGTGGGATCCTGCCGCTACGCCAGACTATCGACTATCTGCACAGCTCACTGATGCTGGGTGATGTTGGCCGTTTATACAGCGAGCTGGCAGCGTCATGGATGTGGGTTGCCGCGCTGGGGGGCATTGCACTGTGGTTTTACACTCGCCCAAAACGGCGCATCAATAATCGATTCCAGAACCGCCGTCGCGTGCATGTGACGTTAGGTTGGGTGCTGTTGGGTGGCATGCTTCTGTTTTCCGCCACCGGGCTGACCTGGTCTCAATGGGCGGGAGGAAACGTTGATAAATTGCGCTCTGAAATGGATTGGTTAACGCCTCAGGTCAATACCAAACTGCAGGGACCGGCGGAAGAGGTCGATCCTCATGCCGAACATCACGGGCATCACAGTGCGATGATGATGCCTGAGATGGCAATGGATCTGACGCTTTTCGACAACGTTCTGCATGCCGCAAGATCAGCGGGCATTGATGCCAGCAAGCTTGAGATCCGGCCGGCAAAAATGGCCGATCGGGCGTGGACCGTGACGGAAATCGATCGTGGCTGGCCGACGCAGGTGGATGCGGTTGCTATTGATCCGCATTCCATGCAGATCCTGGATCGCACCCGTTTTGCGGATTTCCCGCTCATGGCAAAGCTGACCCGCTGGGGTGTTGATTTCCACATGGGGATTCTCTTTGGGCTGGTAAATCAGCTGGCGCTGATCGCTTTCGGTATCGCTCTGTGCGTGTTGATTGCCTGGGGATATCGAATGTGGTGGATGCGACGCCCAACGCAGTCGGCAAGCAACCCCGTATTGACCCTTTGTCAGTGCTGGATGGCGTTGCCAGTGAGCGGACGGATTGTCTCGCTCATGATCAGTATTGCGTTGGGGCTGGCAATGCCAGTGATGGGATGCAGTCTGCTGCTCTTTGTGGTCATTGACTGGTT
- a CDS encoding DUF2946 domain-containing protein has translation MDNALHHSALKRAAAWTALFAILLIVVAPLISISLQKDPMSTMPGMHHDMSAMPMDDHHGDTPHSVPVDHAEACGYCVLMAHVPGMILALVVVLSAVLQRLSIKPPRPVVSHWHYFPWLYPDTRAPPPCTAFSR, from the coding sequence TTGGATAACGCACTGCATCATTCAGCCTTGAAACGCGCAGCGGCCTGGACCGCGCTGTTTGCGATCCTGCTGATTGTGGTCGCTCCTCTTATCTCCATCTCGCTGCAAAAAGATCCCATGAGCACCATGCCTGGCATGCATCACGATATGAGTGCTATGCCGATGGACGATCATCATGGTGATACCCCGCACTCAGTGCCAGTCGATCATGCGGAGGCGTGTGGGTATTGTGTGCTGATGGCGCACGTTCCGGGCATGATTTTAGCCCTAGTGGTGGTGCTGAGTGCCGTTCTGCAAAGACTTAGTATAAAGCCACCACGCCCGGTGGTGAGTCACTGGCACTACTTCCCCTGGTTGTATCCTGATACGCGCGCGCCGCCGCCGTGTACTGCTTTTTCCCGTTAA
- the rplS gene encoding 50S ribosomal protein L19, with translation MSNIIKQIEQEQMKQDVPSFRPGDSVEVKVWVVEGTKKRLQAFEGVVIAIRNRGLHSAFTVRKISNGEGVERVFQTHSPVIDSISVKRRGAVRKAKLYYLRERTGKSARIKERLG, from the coding sequence ATGAGCAACATTATTAAGCAAATTGAACAAGAGCAGATGAAGCAGGACGTACCTTCATTCCGTCCGGGTGATTCCGTGGAAGTGAAAGTATGGGTTGTTGAAGGTACCAAAAAACGTCTGCAGGCATTCGAGGGCGTGGTTATCGCTATTCGTAACCGCGGTCTGCACTCTGCATTCACTGTTCGTAAAATTTCTAACGGCGAAGGTGTTGAGCGTGTCTTCCAGACTCACTCTCCAGTAATTGACAGCATTTCTGTTAAACGCCGTGGTGCTGTACGTAAAGCTAAACTGTACTACCTGCGTGAGCGTACTGGTAAGTCTGCTCGTATCAAAGAGCGTCTTGGCTAA
- the trmD gene encoding tRNA (guanosine(37)-N1)-methyltransferase TrmD: protein MWIGIISLFPEMFRAITDYGVTGRAVKKGLLNIQSWSPRDFAHDRHRTVDERPYGGGPGMLMMVQPLRDAIHTAKAAAGEGAKVIYLSPQGRKLDQAGVSELATNQKLILVCGRYEGIDERVIQTEIDEEWSIGDYVLSGGELPAMTLIDSVARFIPGVLGHEASATEDSFADGLLDCPHYTRPEVLEGMEVPAVLLSGNHAEIRRWRLKQSLGRTWLRRPELLENLALTEEQAKLLAEFKKEHAHQQHKHDGMA, encoded by the coding sequence ATGTGGATTGGCATTATCAGCCTGTTTCCTGAAATGTTCCGCGCGATTACTGATTACGGGGTAACTGGCCGGGCAGTAAAAAAAGGCCTGCTGAACATCCAGAGCTGGAGTCCTCGTGACTTCGCGCATGACCGGCACCGTACCGTGGACGAACGTCCTTACGGCGGCGGACCGGGGATGTTAATGATGGTGCAACCCTTACGGGACGCGATTCATACAGCAAAAGCCGCGGCAGGTGAAGGCGCAAAGGTGATTTATCTGTCACCTCAGGGACGCAAGCTTGATCAAGCGGGCGTGAGCGAACTGGCGACGAATCAGAAACTGATTCTGGTCTGTGGTCGCTATGAGGGCATAGATGAGCGCGTAATTCAGACCGAGATTGATGAAGAATGGTCTATCGGCGATTACGTTCTCAGCGGTGGTGAGCTACCGGCAATGACGCTGATTGACTCTGTAGCCCGGTTTATTCCGGGTGTACTGGGGCATGAAGCATCGGCAACAGAAGATTCTTTTGCCGACGGGTTGCTGGACTGTCCACACTATACTCGTCCTGAAGTGTTAGAAGGGATGGAGGTACCGGCGGTATTACTGTCAGGTAACCATGCCGAGATACGTCGCTGGCGTTTGAAGCAGTCGCTGGGCCGCACCTGGCTTAGAAGACCTGAACTTCTGGAAAACCTGGCTCTGACTGAAGAGCAAGCAAAGTTGCTGGCCGAGTTCAAAAAAGAACACGCGCACCAGCAGCATAAACATGATGGGATGGCGTAA
- the rimM gene encoding ribosome maturation factor RimM (Essential for efficient processing of 16S rRNA) — protein MMSNKAPVEPIVLGKMGSCYGIRGWLRVFSSTEDAESIFDYQPWFIQKGGKWEEVELESWRRHNQDIVIKLKGVEDRDAANLLTNCEIVVDSSQLPKLDDGYYWKDLMGCQVVTTEGYELGKVIDMMETGSNDVLVIKANLKDAFGIKERLVPFLDGQVIKKVDLTTRTIEVDWDPGF, from the coding sequence ATGATGAGCAATAAAGCACCTGTTGAACCGATCGTATTGGGAAAAATGGGTTCTTGCTACGGTATTCGTGGTTGGCTCAGAGTGTTTTCCTCCACTGAAGACGCTGAAAGCATTTTTGATTACCAGCCCTGGTTTATCCAGAAAGGCGGTAAGTGGGAAGAGGTCGAGCTGGAAAGCTGGCGTCGCCACAATCAGGATATCGTGATCAAGCTGAAAGGCGTTGAAGATCGCGATGCTGCGAATCTCCTGACGAATTGCGAAATTGTCGTTGATTCATCGCAGTTGCCAAAGCTTGACGATGGCTACTACTGGAAAGACCTTATGGGTTGCCAGGTAGTAACCACGGAAGGATACGAGCTCGGTAAAGTCATTGATATGATGGAAACGGGCTCAAATGACGTTCTCGTCATTAAGGCAAACCTGAAAGATGCATTTGGCATCAAGGAGCGGTTGGTTCCGTTCCTCGATGGACAGGTTATCAAGAAAGTCGATCTCACTACTCGTACGATTGAAGTAGATTGGGATCCTGGTTTTTAA
- the rpsP gene encoding 30S ribosomal protein S16, whose translation MVTIRLARHGAKKRPFYQVVVTDSRNARNGRFIERVGFFNPLASGAEEETRLDLARVAHWVGLGATVSDRVAALIKAANKAA comes from the coding sequence ATGGTAACTATTCGTTTAGCACGTCACGGCGCGAAAAAGCGTCCGTTCTACCAGGTTGTTGTTACTGACAGCCGTAATGCACGCAACGGTCGCTTCATCGAGCGCGTTGGTTTCTTCAACCCGCTGGCTAGCGGTGCAGAAGAAGAAACTCGTCTGGATCTGGCTCGTGTCGCTCACTGGGTTGGCCTGGGCGCGACTGTTTCCGACCGCGTTGCTGCGCTGATCAAAGCAGCAAACAAAGCAGCTTAA
- the ffh gene encoding signal recognition particle protein: protein MFDNLTDRLSRSLRNISGRGRLTEDNVKETLREVRMALLEADVALPVVREFINRVKEKAVGHEVNKSLTPGQEFVKIVRNELVAAMGEENQVLNLAAQPPAVVLMAGLQGAGKTTSVGKLGKFLREKHKKKVLVVSADVYRPAAIKQLETLAQQVEVDFFPSDVAQKPVDIVNAALKEAKLKFYDVLLVDTAGRLHVDEAMMDEIKQVHAAINPVETLFVVDAMTGQDAANTAKAFNEALPLTGVVLTKVDGDARGGAALSIRHITGKPIKFLGVGEKTEALEPFHPDRIASRILGMGDVLSLIEDIESKVDRAQAEKLASKLKKGDGFDLTDFLEQLRQMKNMGGMASLMGKLPGMGQIPDNVKAQMDDKVLVRMEAIINSMTLKERAKPEIIKGSRKRRIAAGCGMQVQDVNRLLKQFDDMQRMMKKMKKGGMAKMMRGMKGMMPPGFPGR, encoded by the coding sequence ATGTTTGATAATTTAACCGATCGTTTGTCGCGCTCGCTGCGCAACATCAGCGGCCGTGGACGACTTACCGAAGACAATGTTAAAGAGACGCTGCGCGAAGTGCGTATGGCGTTACTCGAAGCCGACGTGGCGCTGCCGGTCGTGCGTGAATTCATCAACCGTGTGAAAGAAAAAGCGGTTGGTCATGAAGTGAATAAGAGCCTGACCCCGGGTCAGGAGTTCGTCAAAATTGTGCGCAACGAGCTGGTTGCGGCGATGGGCGAAGAAAATCAGGTTCTGAACCTGGCCGCGCAACCGCCAGCTGTGGTGCTGATGGCCGGTTTGCAGGGTGCGGGTAAAACCACCAGCGTCGGTAAACTGGGTAAATTCCTGCGCGAAAAGCACAAAAAGAAAGTGCTGGTTGTTTCTGCCGACGTTTATCGCCCTGCGGCGATCAAACAGCTAGAAACGCTGGCGCAGCAGGTTGAGGTCGATTTCTTCCCGTCCGATGTGGCGCAAAAACCGGTTGATATCGTTAATGCCGCGTTGAAAGAAGCCAAGCTGAAGTTTTACGACGTGCTGCTGGTGGATACTGCCGGTCGTTTGCACGTTGATGAAGCGATGATGGATGAAATCAAACAGGTTCATGCCGCGATCAATCCGGTAGAAACCTTGTTTGTTGTCGACGCTATGACGGGTCAGGATGCGGCAAATACCGCAAAAGCGTTTAACGAAGCGCTGCCGCTGACCGGCGTTGTCCTGACCAAAGTGGACGGCGACGCCCGCGGCGGTGCTGCGCTCTCAATTCGTCATATCACCGGTAAGCCGATTAAGTTCCTCGGCGTGGGTGAGAAGACCGAAGCGCTGGAACCTTTCCACCCGGACCGTATTGCGTCACGTATTCTCGGTATGGGCGACGTGCTGTCGCTTATCGAAGATATCGAGAGCAAGGTTGACCGCGCGCAGGCTGAGAAACTCGCGAGCAAGCTGAAAAAAGGTGACGGTTTTGATTTGACCGACTTCCTGGAACAGCTGCGTCAGATGAAAAATATGGGCGGCATGGCGAGCCTGATGGGCAAGCTGCCGGGCATGGGTCAGATTCCTGACAACGTGAAAGCGCAGATGGATGACAAAGTGCTGGTGCGTATGGAAGCGATCATTAACTCGATGACGCTGAAAGAGCGCGCAAAACCAGAAATCATCAAAGGCTCACGCAAACGTCGTATCGCTGCCGGTTGCGGTATGCAGGTGCAGGACGTTAACCGTCTTCTGAAACAGTTCGACGACATGCAGCGCATGATGAAGAAAATGAAGAAGGGCGGTATGGCGAAAATGATGCGTGGGATGAAAGGGATGATGCCTCCAGGTTTTCCAGGGCGTTAA
- a CDS encoding inner membrane protein YpjD — translation MPVFALIALVAYSFSLALIIPGLLQKNSGWRRMAILSAVIALVSHAFALESRIIPGDGSVQNLSVLNVGSLVSLMICTVMTIVASKNRGWLLLPIVYAFALINLAFATFVPNEFITHLETTPGMMVHIGLSLFSYATLIIAALYAMQLAWIDYQLKNKKLVFNQEMPPLMVIERKMFHITQIGVVLLTLTLCTGLFYMQNLFSVENIDKAVLSIIAWFVYVVLLWGHYHKGWRGRRVVWFNVAGAGILTLAYFGSRVIQQFVS, via the coding sequence ATGCCTGTTTTCGCACTGATCGCCCTTGTTGCCTACTCTTTCAGCCTTGCGCTGATCATTCCTGGCCTGTTGCAAAAAAACAGCGGCTGGCGACGGATGGCTATTTTGTCGGCGGTGATCGCACTGGTAAGCCATGCGTTTGCCCTGGAATCGCGTATTATTCCAGGCGACGGCAGCGTCCAAAATTTGAGCGTGCTGAACGTAGGTTCGCTGGTGAGCCTGATGATTTGTACGGTGATGACCATTGTCGCCTCTAAAAATCGCGGGTGGCTGTTACTGCCGATTGTCTATGCCTTCGCGCTCATCAATCTGGCTTTCGCGACTTTCGTGCCAAACGAGTTCATCACGCATCTGGAAACCACACCCGGCATGATGGTGCACATCGGGCTGTCACTATTCTCCTACGCGACGCTGATTATTGCCGCATTGTATGCAATGCAATTGGCGTGGATTGACTACCAGCTAAAAAACAAAAAGCTGGTATTCAACCAGGAAATGCCACCGCTGATGGTGATAGAGCGCAAGATGTTTCACATCACCCAGATTGGCGTGGTGCTGCTAACGCTGACACTGTGCACCGGTTTGTTTTATATGCAGAATTTATTCAGCGTTGAGAATATCGATAAAGCCGTGCTCTCTATCATCGCGTGGTTTGTTTATGTTGTCCTGTTATGGGGCCATTATCACAAGGGCTGGCGCGGTCGTCGCGTCGTCTGGTTTAACGTCGCAGGCGCTGGCATTTTGACCCTGGCTTATTTCGGTAGCCGCGTCATACAGCAGTTCGTCAGCTAA
- a CDS encoding HlyC/CorC family transporter → MEHISTTTLIVTLIVMVVISAYFSGSETGMMTLNRYRLRHRAKQGNRAARRVEKLLRKPDRLISLVLIGNNLVNILASALGTIVGMRLYGNAGVAIATGVLTFVVLVFAEVLPKTIAALYPEKVAYPSSFLLGPLLILMMPLVWLLNKVTRLLMRLMGIKADVTISSALSKDELRTLVNESRSQISRRHQDMLLSVLDLEKISVDDIMVPRNEIVGIDINDDWKAIVRQLTHSPHGRIVLYRDSLDDAISMLRVREAWRLMQEKKEFTKEVMLRAADEIYVIPEGTPLSTQLVKFQRNKKKAGLVVNEYGDIQGLVTVEDILEEIVGDFTTSMSPSLAEEVTPQNDGSVLIDGSTNVRELNKAFNWHLPEEDARTINGMILEVLEEIPAAGTRVRISQYDIDILDVQENMIKQVKVIPVKPLRDSVAE, encoded by the coding sequence CTGGAACACATCTCAACCACCACGCTGATCGTTACGCTGATCGTCATGGTGGTCATCTCCGCCTACTTCTCTGGCTCGGAAACCGGCATGATGACGCTAAACCGCTACCGGTTACGTCATCGTGCGAAGCAAGGCAACCGTGCCGCCCGCCGCGTTGAAAAGCTGCTACGCAAGCCTGACCGCCTGATTAGCTTGGTCTTGATCGGTAATAACCTGGTCAACATTCTGGCTTCTGCGCTGGGCACCATCGTCGGGATGCGTCTTTACGGCAACGCTGGTGTGGCAATTGCCACCGGCGTACTGACATTCGTGGTGCTGGTTTTCGCCGAAGTACTGCCAAAAACCATCGCCGCGCTCTATCCCGAAAAGGTGGCCTATCCAAGCAGCTTTCTGTTGGGACCGTTGCTGATCCTGATGATGCCGCTGGTCTGGTTGCTCAACAAAGTGACGCGTCTGCTGATGCGCTTAATGGGCATTAAAGCGGATGTCACCATCAGCAGCGCACTCAGCAAAGACGAACTGCGCACGCTTGTGAATGAATCACGCTCGCAAATTTCCCGCCGTCACCAGGACATGCTGCTCTCGGTACTGGATCTGGAAAAGATCAGCGTCGACGACATCATGGTCCCGCGCAATGAAATTGTCGGTATCGACATCAACGATGACTGGAAAGCGATTGTCCGCCAACTCACGCACTCTCCTCACGGACGCATCGTTCTTTATCGAGATTCGCTGGATGACGCCATCAGCATGCTGCGCGTGCGTGAAGCATGGCGACTGATGCAAGAAAAGAAAGAGTTCACCAAAGAGGTGATGCTGCGTGCGGCTGATGAGATTTATGTCATACCGGAAGGCACGCCGCTCAGTACTCAACTGGTCAAATTCCAGCGAAATAAAAAGAAAGCGGGCCTGGTTGTGAATGAATATGGCGATATTCAGGGGCTGGTTACCGTGGAAGACATTCTGGAAGAGATCGTTGGCGATTTTACAACGTCCATGTCGCCGTCACTGGCAGAAGAAGTCACGCCGCAAAACGACGGTTCGGTGCTGATTGATGGCAGCACCAACGTTCGTGAGCTGAATAAAGCGTTTAACTGGCACCTGCCGGAAGAGGACGCGCGCACGATTAACGGTATGATTCTGGAAGTGCTGGAAGAGATCCCGGCTGCTGGAACGCGCGTGCGTATCAGCCAGTACGATATTGATATTCTGGATGTGCAGGAAAATATGATTAAGCAGGTGAAAGTCATTCCGGTCAAACCGCTGCGGGACAGCGTCGCAGAATGA
- the grpE gene encoding nucleotide exchange factor GrpE, which produces MSSKEQKTPEGQAPEEIITEQHEEVEAVEPDASAEQVDPRDEKIANLEAQLTEAQNREREGVLRVKAEMENLRRRTELDVEKAHKFALEKFVNELLPVIDSLDRALEVADKANPDMTAMVEGLELTLKSMLDVVRKFGVEVVAETNVALDPNVHQAIAMVESEDVAAGNVLAVMQKGYTLNGRTIRAAMVTVAKAKG; this is translated from the coding sequence ATGAGTAGTAAAGAACAGAAAACGCCTGAGGGGCAAGCCCCTGAAGAAATTATCACGGAACAGCATGAAGAAGTTGAGGCTGTAGAGCCAGACGCTTCTGCTGAGCAGGTGGACCCGCGCGATGAAAAAATTGCGAATCTGGAAGCTCAGTTAACTGAAGCGCAGAATCGCGAGCGCGAAGGTGTGCTGCGTGTTAAAGCCGAAATGGAAAACCTGCGTCGCCGTACCGAACTCGACGTTGAGAAAGCGCATAAATTTGCGCTGGAGAAATTCGTCAATGAGCTGTTGCCGGTGATTGATAGCCTGGATCGCGCTCTGGAAGTGGCAGACAAAGCGAATCCGGATATGACGGCGATGGTTGAAGGTCTTGAGCTGACGCTGAAATCTATGCTGGATGTGGTGCGTAAGTTCGGCGTTGAAGTGGTTGCAGAGACTAACGTTGCGCTGGACCCGAACGTTCACCAGGCCATTGCGATGGTTGAGTCAGAAGACGTTGCTGCCGGTAACGTGCTGGCTGTGATGCAGAAAGGCTATACGCTGAATGGTCGCACAATTCGTGCTGCCATGGTCACTGTCGCGAAAGCGAAGGGCTAA
- the nadK gene encoding NAD(+) kinase, translated as MNNHFKCIGIVGHPRHPTALTTHEMLYRWLCAKGYEVMVEQQIAQELQLKNVKTGTLAEIGQQADLAVVVGGDGNMLGAARTLARYDIKVIGINRGNLGFLTDLDPDNAHQQLADVLDGHYISEKRFLLEAQVCQQDCQKRISTAINEVVLHPGKVAHMIEFEVYIDEVFAFSQRSDGLIISTPTGSTAYSLSAGGPILTPSLDAITLVPMFPHTLSARPLVINSSSTIRLRFSHRRNDLEISCDSQIALPIQEGEDVLIRRCDYHLNLIHPKDYSYFNTLSSKLGWSKKLF; from the coding sequence ATGAATAATCATTTCAAGTGTATTGGGATTGTCGGGCATCCACGTCATCCAACCGCGCTGACGACACATGAAATGCTATATCGCTGGCTGTGCGCGAAAGGTTATGAGGTGATGGTTGAGCAGCAAATTGCCCAGGAATTACAGCTCAAAAATGTCAAAACCGGCACGCTGGCGGAAATTGGACAGCAGGCCGATCTCGCGGTCGTGGTCGGCGGTGACGGCAACATGCTGGGCGCCGCCCGAACGCTGGCCCGCTACGATATTAAGGTTATTGGTATCAATCGCGGCAACCTGGGTTTTCTGACCGATCTCGACCCTGACAATGCCCATCAACAGCTTGCTGATGTACTTGATGGTCATTATATCAGCGAAAAACGCTTTCTGCTGGAAGCGCAGGTCTGCCAGCAAGACTGCCAGAAGCGCATCAGCACGGCGATTAATGAAGTTGTGCTGCACCCTGGCAAAGTCGCACACATGATTGAATTCGAAGTCTATATCGACGAAGTTTTCGCCTTTTCGCAGCGTTCTGATGGGCTAATTATTTCGACCCCTACAGGCTCAACGGCGTATTCCCTTTCTGCGGGCGGACCGATTCTGACTCCGTCGCTGGACGCGATCACGTTAGTCCCCATGTTCCCGCACACTCTCTCTGCTCGCCCACTGGTGATTAACAGCAGCAGCACTATTCGACTGCGCTTTTCACATCGCCGTAACGATCTCGAAATTAGCTGCGACAGCCAGATTGCCCTGCCTATCCAGGAAGGTGAAGACGTGTTAATCCGTCGTTGCGACTATCATTTGAATCTGATCCACCCAAAAGACTACAGCTATTTCAATACATTAAGCTCAAAACTCGGCTGGTCGAAAAAATTGTTCTAA
- the recN gene encoding DNA repair protein RecN, whose product MLAQLTISNFAIVRELEIDFLSGMTAITGETGAGKSIAIDALGLCLGGRAEGDIVRSGANRADLCARFSLKDTPAALRWLEANQLEDGRECLLRRVISNDGRSRGFINGTAVPLSQLRELGQLLIQIHGQHAHQQLIKPEQQKSLLDGYAGEYALTQLMAEHYRQWHQSCRELAQHQQQSQERLARAELLEYQLKEFNEFQPQLGEFEQIDEEYKRLANSGHLISTSQQALNLLADGEDVNLQSQLYSVRQQVTELVGLDSKLSSVMEMLEEAAIQISEASVELRHYCERLDLDPNRLFELEQRISKQISLARKHHVTPQDLPNYHQSLLDEQQQLDDQADSLETLSLAANIHHQQALATAKQLHEVRQQYAQELSQHITDSMHVLSMPHGVFAIDVKFEEQHLTAEGADRVEFRVTTNPGQPLQAISKVASGGELSRIALAIQVITARKMETPALIFDEVDVGISGPTAAVVGKLLRQLGESTQVMCVTHLPQVAGCGHHHFFVSKETDGEMTETHMQPLDKRARLQELARLLGGSEVTRNTLANAKELLAA is encoded by the coding sequence ATGCTGGCACAACTGACCATCAGCAACTTCGCCATTGTTCGTGAACTCGAGATCGACTTCCTGAGCGGAATGACGGCCATTACCGGTGAAACCGGTGCGGGTAAATCTATTGCCATTGATGCGCTCGGCTTGTGCCTTGGCGGTCGTGCCGAAGGCGATATCGTCCGCTCAGGCGCAAACCGCGCTGATCTCTGCGCGCGTTTCTCCCTTAAAGACACGCCTGCCGCCCTGCGCTGGCTTGAAGCGAACCAGCTTGAAGATGGACGTGAGTGTTTACTTCGCCGCGTAATCAGTAACGATGGTCGTTCTCGCGGCTTTATCAACGGTACTGCGGTTCCGCTTTCCCAACTTCGGGAACTGGGCCAGTTGCTGATCCAAATCCACGGTCAACACGCCCATCAGCAATTGATTAAGCCTGAACAGCAAAAGTCCCTTCTCGACGGCTATGCAGGTGAGTATGCGCTCACTCAACTGATGGCTGAGCACTATCGTCAGTGGCACCAAAGCTGCCGCGAGCTGGCCCAGCACCAACAGCAAAGCCAGGAACGTTTAGCGCGTGCCGAACTGCTGGAGTATCAGCTCAAAGAATTCAATGAATTTCAGCCGCAGTTGGGCGAATTCGAACAAATCGACGAAGAGTACAAACGGCTGGCGAACAGCGGCCACCTGATTTCAACCAGCCAGCAAGCCTTAAATCTGCTGGCCGATGGTGAAGACGTCAACCTGCAAAGCCAGCTGTATAGCGTTCGTCAACAGGTGACTGAGTTAGTGGGACTGGACAGTAAACTCTCAAGCGTAATGGAAATGCTTGAAGAAGCGGCGATTCAGATTTCTGAAGCCAGTGTAGAGCTGCGCCATTATTGTGAGCGTCTGGATCTCGATCCGAATCGTTTGTTTGAACTTGAACAACGCATTTCAAAACAGATTTCTCTGGCACGTAAACACCACGTCACCCCGCAAGATTTACCCAATTACCATCAGTCTTTACTGGATGAGCAACAGCAGCTTGACGATCAAGCCGACTCTCTGGAAACCCTTTCGCTGGCAGCGAATATTCACCATCAGCAGGCGCTGGCCACAGCGAAGCAACTTCATGAGGTACGCCAGCAGTACGCACAGGAATTGAGTCAGCATATTACCGACAGCATGCACGTATTATCGATGCCACACGGTGTTTTTGCGATCGACGTTAAATTTGAAGAACAGCATCTCACCGCCGAAGGTGCAGATCGCGTTGAGTTCCGCGTAACGACAAACCCAGGGCAGCCTTTACAGGCGATCTCGAAAGTCGCATCAGGCGGTGAGCTTTCCCGTATCGCTCTGGCCATCCAGGTGATTACTGCACGTAAAATGGAAACGCCTGCACTCATTTTCGATGAAGTGGATGTCGGGATCAGCGGTCCAACCGCTGCTGTTGTGGGTAAATTGCTACGCCAGTTGGGTGAATCCACCCAAGTGATGTGCGTCACTCACCTTCCGCAGGTGGCGGGTTGCGGACATCATCATTTCTTTGTGAGTAAAGAAACGGATGGTGAAATGACAGAAACCCATATGCAGCCGCTTGATAAACGTGCGCGTCTGCAGGAGCTGGCACGACTGCTGGGCGGTAGCGAAGTCACACGAAATACGCTCGCAAACGCCAAAGAACTGCTGGCTGCATAA